AAATGGAATTTCATTACCGGCTGAAATCGTATTCGTTTAAAATCGCGTCTTCGCGAGGCCATGCAAGTCGCGTATACCGAGCGCACCTATAGCAACAAAATCCCATTGAAAATGCGTCGAATATTTTTCGCATTTCTGTCACTGTTTGCGCGCGGAACATATTGATTAAGCTCGATTCGCAAACTCATTGCATCTGCTATTGAAAATATCGTTTTTAATGCTCTCCGAATAAATGAAATTCCAAATACGTgtctttaaatattcaataactGCACTGACGGAGGCATTTCATTTACTAAAATTCAGAAACACATTTTTATACATCAAAGTTCTATTCCAAATAACATTGCGAACGGTCTCAATGTCCAACATGGCTTGGAGGCATTTAATTTAGTAAAAAGTTTTTTATGCATCCCATAACATTTATCCTTTAATAATAAAGTTTTGTTTTAAACAAATGGTTTCAATATGGCGGGCAGTGTCCAACTCTTCCTAACGAAACGAGTTTATTCCCTAGAATCAAAGTCGATGACGTATACCCTAGGAGCAAAGTGGAAGAATTTAATTTCGACGACGCCGTAAATAACGCGTCGTGAAAGGACAGTCGCCGGAAATCGAGATCGAGCGGACAATCGATTGCGGTACGTGTACAAGGCCACGAAGAGGCGAGAAAGCGCGAGGGAAAGAATAAGGAGCAGATCGAATCTCGGCAACGAACAACGCGTATGGTTTTGCACTAGAAGTTATATACACCGCGAACGTGTACGTACGTAGGTTCGGTGAGTGCTGGCAGATGTATCTTGGCACTGAACCAAAATGTTCTCCGGCAAACGAGGAGAACCGGTTGTAGACGAACGGCGAGTAAGGTACCGCGAAATTATCGTTGCTCAAAAATTTACTGGTTAGCGGTCGTGTGCCAAGCGTCTAACTGGTGTCGAGAGAAAAGACATTTTTCTTCTGGTTTGTTTCCCTTGTCGCCTTGTTATGTATGCCCTACGATAAACTTCTACTTCagtcgaaattttgagagaacaCTTTGCGATAGATTAGCAATTACGAATGTAGATACATTAAACCTCGATTACTGCGAACATTTCCGAAGATCGGTATAATGGAGGTAATAAAACCGAAGGCGAATTGTTCGAAGATATTTGACGGCGGCGATGATATTAAGGGTAGTCGCAGTTCGAAGTCAGTTACGGTTCGCGAAAAGTTTGGCGAACGATTGGAAGTTCGCGAGACACACTTCCGTCGGCGAGACGGAGAGTATTGCGAAAGTTAAATGAGAGCGAGTTAGGCTGGCAACAGGCGATAAGCTTCTGGAGTCTTAACCGCTTCTGAAGCATATCGATAATGATGCGCCATGGTGTGCCACTCCGCGAGCCTTACGAACCCTTCTGAGGGCAAAAACTGCGGAAAGGACAAATATTCGTGGGAAACATTCGTTCCCGAAAGACCTGAAATCTAACTTTGTCGAATTACGAGCAGTTTCTCGAGCGTTTATTGAATCATTCTGACGTTGATTAGGCTCGAACTCGAACTACCTCGTGACGAAAGTCTTTACGACCCGCGAACTTTCCAATTGGTAGATCTACCGTTTCATGCAGCCGGAAAACATGACCAACTTCGCGAACTTCTCTATGTAAATATGTTTACCGAACAGAAAGCTTTTTCAAGCGAACGGCTTTTTTGCGCCACGGATACACTTTGTTTCCCGCGAGCCTCAACCAAACTTTCGAACTAGTTCATCGTGAATTTCCGTGAAAGATAACCAGTCGGATTCATCGGTTTCTCTAGCGGTTTCCTTCGGATTGTTTTAACGTTTATCGGTAACGCTAATTTGGTTTCGCTTTACAAAATGGACCGAACGCTCTTTATAACTATTTCCGCGAATgggaaatgtaatatttatatcGGGCTGGAACGACCAAACAAAAAGGGAATTATAAATTCCATGAATACTCACGCAAcatttgaaatacttgaaaatttaatatcccCGTGAGTCGATCAAGCTTCGCCCTCAAGCACAGCGAAATGGAATGCTGAATTAAGTAAGACGGGATAAAGAGATCATTAAGAATTAATGGGTCACGGTCTGAACCGTCCAGATAATTTTCAATAAGCCACCGATCGATACCTTACGAATTGAAGCGCGAACTTTCTCGATTACGCAAAAGACATCAGGAAAATACAGAGAATTATATCGCCTACCGTGCGTCAGACGTTAATTAAATACGGAATCGATGATCGATGATCGCGAGTCGATAGACCGCGAAGCTTCGTTACGTAGCACCATTACGTAGCTGCGATTCAACGTCCCGTCCTCTTATTTTCCATGCGACGAGCCTGGCCAGAATTGGATTTCTACCAACACGGAAGTAGGCTGaagaagagaaaagaagaagaagaatggcGAGTATAAAAGAGCCGGGAGAAGGGCGCGCGGTAGATTCGAGGCGACCGCTGCTTCGAATCGAATAACGAAGCTACCCCCTGAAGGAGTGCCGCCTTCACGCCGGAATAATAAGAACTCCATTCTCTCGAGATCGAGAAAATCGATCGCACCCTATCACGTTCATCGCGTATTATTGCCACCGCCTGTTCCCGACAACTCGTGCCCACCCTTTGCCAGGCGCCTGATTGTGGCCACGACCGACACAGCCACTCACAGGAGTCGCGGCCGAGGGGTCTCTGTTGTTACTGCAGTTGCAGGATGGTGTTCGTGCCTTCCGGTTACGCTTCGACACCCCTAACCGAGGAAAGAAGATACAGAACTTCTCGGAGCCCCGTCGAAATTATCGCTTCTCGCGCAAGAACAACTGCGTGTTGATAAGTTTCAGTCAGCGACTTATCTAAATGAAAACGAGAATATTTCTGGCGATTCCAGTCGTTAAATACCCCATAAGCATTTTCCTTAAAAGGCAATTATGCGACTAATACCTCTAATTGGAAACACCGTAATCCATGACAGAGCGCAGCTGAGGCAACCCGAGAATTTAATACGTAATCTAGTAAGGGATTAACCGAGGCTACAACATCTTTCACGCAATTCCAATTTGAGCCCACCTCGAAATTAGTATCTTTCCTTACCGCTTCGAAGGTAATACCTTGTCAGACTCGTAAACGACGGTGTAATAACGTTTAATCTCGCAATGATGAAGCTACAAAGCTACAACAAATCATTTCTTGAAAATTGTCAATTCCGACAAATTGACATTCAACAAATTGAATTCGAATTCAACCCCTGTATCCGAGATGAAGTAATAATAAGTTATACATTGCAATCGTGTAAATTTCGCGGAGGTAATAATATCTGGCGTACGTGACTCCACATGTGGAGACAGGCTTAGACCCTTAGTATTATTAAGTTACACACGCGATCCagacatttatttatcagaattTTATTCTGTATAAGTGTCCGTCCGTAGGTGAAGGTTATGCACGGAACGAAATCAATTACACGTTCATGTTAAAGAACGAACGAGTGTAATTTGAGAGtcgttaaattttaatagaaagAACTTGAGAGAATCGCGTTCATTAAGACTTTACCTTTCTAGGTTAATGGGGATGACAAGCGGTCGCGAGAGGTTCGATCGATTTTGTGAAACAGTCTCGTTCATTGGCAAGAAACCTCACGCGATCTTGTTACGCCGCTGAACcgaaaaaccttgaaattctgTCACCTCCGACTTTCAAGTTCGCCGaagtggaaaaattgaaataataattaggAATCTTAATCCTCGAAATTCGGTCAGCACCCCAATGGTTCGAGCACAATGCGTCCAACAATTTATAGATGAGCATTGTGTCGGTACGGAAAGACGATAAAAAATATCACGAGCATTTCCACCACGAAGATAACTTTATTACgacgatagcatgattgttacgACCTTCGTATTTCTCTTCGAATGCTCTCGATCGTAAGAGTAACCATTCGAGGAAAGCATCAAGAACGGCAATAGGTGAAATAAAAAGGAGATGAAAGTTTCTTGCAACAGAATATATTTGTCAAAACAACAAAATCAACGAGATAAGTAACAAGATTCCGTAACCTTCTAACAAGTTATCTTTGGTCCAATCGTGAAATCAGTAGTGTCGTCCCCCATCGTGTCCGTGTCCACCATAGTGATCAATGCCGTTGGAGTTATGCACGTAGGCGAAGAATCCTCCGTGAGGATCAGCGTGATACTTCACGGTTCTCACGTTACCGCCCGGCTCCTTCAACGTATACTCTCCAGATACGTGTTTACCTGTCGTGAAAAACTTGTTGACAAATCCACAAGAGATTGCATTGTAAAATTTCAGTAGTTTGtcaaaataattgtaaagaACTGACAACAAACATAATTCGAACCTGCCTGTGCCAGGAGAAAAATACCAGCAAGGAATATAATATATCAACCTGTTGAGCAGAATTTATCCGCATCTATAATTTACTTTCTTCCACTAGGTTCCAGGGCTACGATAAGCACCCTTATTACAAGCAATACGTTGACAGTAATTTATGTTTCAATGGTTACATTCTTAAGAGTTGTATTCTTTGAAACACCGGTTAAACTTCGAAACGGATTGAACGGATTGTGTTAGACATCTCGTGTGATTAATGCATACCGTCTCTGTGTTCCTTCTGTCCATGATGGTCGCCAGTGTGGTGATCATCGACGCCGTAGGAGAAGTCGTACTTTGGATGAGCTACGTAATCGTGGTGATGTCCGTGTTTTCCATGGTAGGAGATTTCCTCTGCGTGGCCCTCCACGGGGCCGTGGAAGTGTGCGAAACTGTGAGCGTGTCCTGCCAGTGTACTGTGCACCGCCGCCACTGCCAATATGGCAGAAATTAAGAGGAACTGTGAACAAAACGAAATATATTAAATGACAAGAAGGGTGTTTGAGACCAAGATTCCTTCCAGTGTCTGCTCCGTCGCCACTGCAAATATGACCGAAATTAAAAGGAACTGAACAAAACGAAATATAATGTTTAAGGGTGTTTCTTTGAGACCAAGATTCCTCTCAATGTCTGAACCGTtactgaacctaacctaatcgtCCCTAGATCCTCCATGGGCTCGAAACTTTTCCTAACTTCTAGGTTATCTATCTGATCTCTAAGAGACTCCCCAATGATCTTAGTAACTAATGACGACAGAACACCAGTAACGTGTCCATGTGTCCGAAATACTGACACCAACCTTGCTCATGTTGACAGCGTACGAGAGATCGAGATCGAATGATACCGCAACAAACTGCCCACTTTATATACCTATCCAAGGAAACATATTCCTTCAAAAAACATAGTTCAAGAATTTGTTGATTTTCTAAAAGTCTTTAAATAAAACCACACACATAGATGCCCAGGCAAAACCGCCATTGATTCCGCTCGATTGGTCGCGATGGAAAAATGTTTGCATATCTGGATAAAAAACGATGTCATGATGTAATATGGTTCAGTGTCGTTAGTAAATCAGGCAAGAACTCCGTTGTTCTACCGGCGATAAAACTGCAGTGTTTATTTATCGCGAGGTCGTACGAACATCGGACTTGTTTTTCTCGAACTTGTTCGCGtacgaaatttcatttttgatgCGAATAGTTGGCGAAGTTGTTTTCATACGTTGTTCCACTTTACAGCTTTGACAGTGTCACCTACGGtgttttaattcaaaaataaacaaCGCGGTGTCGCTTTAGCTTGTGTTCTTTACGGAACCGCGGGTCGAAATCGAGTTATTCGGACGTTTTTACGGACAACGAACTTTTACGGAGACTTTTGAAGTGGTCGGTGCTTTCGAGAGTCGTGTGCCACCGACATTTTCCTGACTCAAGGCAAACGGCTTAATCCAATTCGGAATCGCAACGAGAAGGTTTGTTATCGTTTCGTTTTTAAACGTACAACGAAAGTTATATTTAACTGTAAACAAAAACACAGAGAAATATGGGTCTGGTAAAAAGTTCGGTGAACAAACTCCCAATATTACCAACGGAATTAGGTTACACGTGAAAATCGGTTTTCACTTCAAAAACaaagttatatttaattttcatgcgCCAACATCCACATCcatttttcgatatttcattgaaaatacaAACAAACCGAGCTAGGATGTAAAAGTACGTACGAGTTTGAATTAATCTAGTCCACCAAAgcgttcattaaaaaaaaaactatagCACGCTTTTGAAAATTGCACTTAACTGAATCTTGACGAGGCATATGCATAGCGTTATTAAAATAACGAGCCAGCCACCGTGTAATTCTCTTAATTAAATAAGTGCATTCGTTGTGAACGAGCTCGAAGGGGCAAGGGTCGATAGATTCCCCTGGGATCACGCAGGAGCGAAGGTGGATGGAGTCGCAGCTTTTTCAAGCTTCTCTCGACGTATGCCTCTCGCGAGGAAAGACTGTTTCGCTCGTTCGACTGGTAATCCATCCGTTTACTTCGGTAACGACTGTATCGATCCGCGCTGCGAGTTGCAACGCGCATTCGTATGCGGAACGGATATGCGTCATTTATGCGTGAGCATGCGGAAGGTAACTCTGACTTCTAGGCTCGCTATGCTTTCCATCGGTCGAtcgtttatttaaatatttacgctGCAATTAGTCTCCTCTATACGTCGGTATTTGCTATCAGTTAGCGATCGAGAAATTAATGCTAGATGTCTTCGAGGACAAGATTTCCATTAATTAATTTCCCGATTTGCCGCAAACTTGAAGGTCATTTATCTTCGCGGGAATAAAGATTCACATGCACCCTTCGTAATCAAAGTCAATATTGAGAATACATAATTTAACACACTTGTACAAACAAAATAACAGGTAATTTGAAATGATATAATGACTAGAAAATGAATGGTGGATCTTGTTATAACAAGAAGTCGGTCTCAAACGGGTTAATTAATTCAATGAATAGCATCGAGTGCTGCAGGTAAAACGAACTTGCTGCAACAGTAATTTCTTTCGAATTCAATTGCTTCCAGTCGCAAAACAATTTCCAGCACGGTAACATCAAAACTGTTTCTTCTATCAAAGGATTGTATTTAAAAGAATAACTCGTCCGTTAATTCGTCGTCAAATATTTTCGCTAAGGCGTTTCGGGAGGTGGAAACGATTTCGTAGACGATGCACATCCGTGGAAGCTAATTACTTTAACGAGTTTCGAGTGGCATCCGATTGTTGCGAGAATCGTGGACGTGAGAGCGAGACAGTGGATGCATAGGAAGATGTTACGACAGACGACGCATCGTTGCAGAAACAAGAGGGTGGCGTACAATCGTCGTGCGGATATTTTTAGGGACAAAACGGTGTCCCCTCGTTCCTGCCTTTTCTTCCACGGCAACAACCGTGcgtaattattttgtatttttgctCGCGCACAATGCTCGTTACACGTCGTATTTTCCGCTGGAATCCGACGCAAAAATAATTCGCTGCATTCCGTGCTTTCGACAAAACTGTCGTTGCGACTTACGGCGTTTAATGGTGTTTAGAAGCTTCAAAGTATAGAGCATTCCTAACCTTTTACACTGGTTTGAACACTTAAATATTTCGTTTTAATTACGTCTTAATATTTTGCTCCCAGCAGTTCTCGAAGCGTCAAGAAACCGGGGAGAAGTTGGCTCGAGTCTGCATATCATCCGCTACGCAAACTTCCAGAGAAATTATTGAAGCATGTGCGCAATACAATTACTGGATGGAAATTGATAGCGGAATTGGCAGGGCTGGGTCAGTAACGAAACGTTCGATCCTCTTACAACGCGATCGATCTCGCTTCTTGGTTCTTGTAAACGTAATACAGTTACAAGCACTTTGAGCTCCGCTTCTTGGTATCCTCGAACGTTAGACATATAAAATTGACAGATCATTCAGAATTCAAACAGCATAATTAAATAACCGCATAGACAAAGGGCTTGCATTAATGAACGAAAGATTCAATGAACTGTTTCAATATATTTCGTGCTCGATAACTGACAGGTGATAACAAATAAacgtgaaaaaattaaaaagggcgAGTATAACAATAACAATGAGATTTTTTTATCTATGTTTGTGTCCATGGCCGCCTCCGGAGTGGTCGTTCCCGCCATAATTATGAACCTCTGCGAAAAATCCACCGTGAGGATGCGAATGATACTTGACGCTTCTCACGTTACCGCCAGGCTCGTGAAGATGATATTCTCCCTCGACTTCTTTTCCTGGAATCCGCAACACAATTTACGTTAATACTCTTTATTCGTACGCGAGATTAGTCGCATTAAAGGGCGCGATTTCAATATTTGTGCGTCGAAAGAAGTCACGGAATTAGCGTGCAGTTCAACGGTCGAACTTGCCGGTAGTTTTAATTAAGAGCAAGGCCGGTCGTCCAATTAGTTCGAGATTCTAATTAAGAGCACGAAATCGAGTCTCGCTACGCTTTCTTGCCAGTTTTCGATCGATGCGTACCGTCGCGATGCTCCTTCTGTCCATGATAATCTTTCGTGTGAGAATCTTCTACTCCGTAAGCGTACTTGTATTTGGGATACGCTTTGTAGTCGTGGTCGTGGTGGCCGTGTTTGTCCTTCCAGCTGACCTCTACGTGCTCACCCACCACGGGACCGGAAAAATGGTGAAAAGAGTGCGCGTGACCCCCGTGGCCACCACCTCCATGACCTCCGTGACCATGTCCACCACCTCCGCCACCTCCGCCACCTCCGTGTCCGTGTCCACCGCCTCCACCACCTCCGTGTCCATGTCCGCCACCTCCACCGCCTCCGTGTCCATGTCCACCTCCACCACCCCCGTGTCCATGATCCCCATGACCGCTTCTCTCTACTCCGCTATCTTCCTCTTCTAAAATCAGTCATCGTTATCGAGAGTCTTCAGATTCTGTCTGCAATTACCATACCTTCATGGTAGCCCGTCGAATAAGCATTGGCGGCAGTAACCGAAATTAAAGCAACCACAAGCAGTTTCTAAAACAGAGAAGTCTGTGTGTATCGCGGAATATGGAAGATGGAGAAGACATCGGAATATTGCGAAAATTTATTTCGATCACGCGAAGTGGCACTTAAGGGCAGAAAGAAGCATTATTCTTTGTCAGAAGCTTGCAGAAGCGTTTCCGACAGTCGCATAAAGGACTCTAGAACACTCCGCGCTCACGACTTTGTAACTGATCCATTTCACGAAGGGTGCAGTTCCGCCAATAATACCGGCGAGACTCGAAATTGGAACGACCCAATCGCATTAATCTAGCTATCCGACTTCCATTCGATTTGATCAAATATCCGAATTGttcgaattgaaattttgattaATTGTCCGGCATCGAATTTTGATTAATACAATGATCGCCGCTGGGATTACAGGCTAATTATTTAAATCGAACAAACGAATTCGAATGTTGAAAatctaatttttaacaattctcGTTAACTTGTTGCACCGGTAATTAACGGTTTACCTCTATCAGAACCATGTTTTCTCTGCCGAAGGAGCACCGAATGACTGTTTTCTCGATGGCGAAAATGCTATTTTATAGTACTGATCAGCGAGCAGAAGAACAGTCTCATTAAACCATTAATTCGCTCGTTACCGCTTGTCAACTGGTTGGATAGAGCGAGATGCGGAGCTGGTTCCCGCTTCAAAGGACGTCGTTACGGTTGCAGTTTTCGACATAGCCAGACACGAACTGGCATCGACGTCACATTATGATGTAAAGAGTTCGAAAAAATCCGTTACGAGGTGTTTGGCGAGAAATGTAGGTTACCTGTTTCAAAATCGGCAAGAAAGCCAAATCAAATTCTTCCTGTGAAAACGTATTAGATCATTGAGCAGAAGTTATGTCACTGATATATTCCTCGCTTTGGACACTTCAATTAAGTGCAATTAGCATTGTGCGTTCCGACAAACGCGTATATTAAATTAACAGTAGCGAGTCATATTAATCTGATTCGCTTCAGAAACAATTTCGCCGGATATTATTAGTTAAAATGAActaatatgtgtaatatttgccgaacaataattatttgctACATTTCGCGTGTCCACGTTCGAACACGTTTATACGACGGCCATTTACGAGATTTACACGGTCCTCTCGTGTAAAGGAATTTTAATTCAATGTTTCGCCGGAAATTATCCGTGAGTTTCGTACACGCGAACGCATTACCGATGCTTTAGTAGTTTTAATCAGCTTGGAAATCCCcgataattctaaaattatagagctacaattattcTACCCGTTGGCTTCACTCGATTCCATTAAAGAAACCGCCCTATCATATATTCGATCGGCCACGTAAATTGGACTGTCGAGATTAATGAGCAATAAATTGCGCATTCTCGACGATAGAGCGAACGAGTGTCAATATGTCGCCTGAATAGCCGCATCCCAACCTGACCATACAGTTTATTGTTGAATTTATTGCATTTCCGCGTACTGCCTGCTCGCATGATACATTTATTCCTGGCCGAATTGTAATCTATCGATTTGACGCAAAGTCAAATACCCTTTTTCGTTCCCCGCCCTCTCCATTTATTTCGACGATCGCCGCCGATACCTCTCTGTTAACGACCAACCTTTGACGAATTCCTCCGCGAGTTAACCAAATGAAAAGCACGTCAATTTCCTGGAACAAGTTCCCGGAATGTAAAACGAAATACTCCCGCAATAAAAATGTATTCGAGAAGTTCCGAAAACTTTTCGCCGCCCCTATCGTATATTTTAGAAAACTGGTTCCCGATTTTCTAACACATTGACTCCCGTCGCGATTCTTTCTTGCTCTCGACGAAAGTATTGGAAAAAGATTATACACGGTCtgatgattaattagaatagcgTTTTACGAGACGAGAATAACTACATATTTTAAGAAGCGGTTACATGTCG
This genomic window from Megachile rotundata isolate GNS110a chromosome 14, iyMegRotu1, whole genome shotgun sequence contains:
- the LOC100875439 gene encoding cuticle protein 7-like, which gives rise to MSKFLLISAILAVAAVHSTLAGHAHSFAHFHGPVEGHAEEISYHGKHGHHHDYVAHPKYDFSYGVDDHHTGDHHGQKEHRDGKHVSGEYTLKEPGGNVRTVKYHADPHGGFFAYVHNSNGIDHYGGHGHDGGRHY
- the CPR11 gene encoding cuticular protein 11, with product MVLIEKLLVVALISVTAANAYSTGYHEEEEDSGVERSGHGDHGHGGGGGGHGHGGGGGGGHGHGGGGGGGHGHGGHGGGGHGGHAHSFHHFSGPVVGEHVEVSWKDKHGHHDHDYKAYPKYKYAYGVEDSHTKDYHGQKEHRDGKEVEGEYHLHEPGGNVRSVKYHSHPHGGFFAEVHNYGGNDHSGGGHGHKHR